From Streptomyces fungicidicus, one genomic window encodes:
- a CDS encoding CaiB/BaiF CoA transferase family protein — protein MSPYSTDPPGHATAGPLDGVRVVELAGIGPGPFAAMLLADLGADVVRVDRPGPSPLGGDPARDVTNRNKRSVLVDLKSPEGPPTVRALAARAEILVEGYRPGVAERLGVGPDDCMAVNPALVYGRMTGWGQRGPLASLAGHDIGYIATAGALSMIGAPDGQPVVPANLLGDYAGGSLYLTTGVLAALLTARATGRGQVVDTAIVDGTAHLTAMFWGMLAEGTWQDARGRNLLDGGCPYYGVYETADGCWMAVGALEPQFYAVFVSLLGLHDEDLPDRADPLNWPGLRAVFTARFKTATRAEWTALFEGTDACVAPVLSLRDAAGHPHLTARGTYTEAYGITQPAPAPRFSDTPGTLRLPPAVPGAHTPDVARDWDVPELLKDHR, from the coding sequence ATGAGCCCGTACTCCACCGACCCTCCCGGCCACGCCACCGCGGGCCCGCTGGACGGTGTGCGAGTGGTCGAACTGGCGGGGATAGGCCCCGGCCCCTTCGCCGCGATGCTGCTCGCCGACCTGGGCGCGGATGTGGTGCGCGTGGACCGGCCGGGCCCCTCGCCGCTCGGCGGCGATCCGGCCCGCGACGTGACCAACCGCAACAAGCGCTCCGTCCTGGTGGACCTCAAGTCGCCCGAAGGGCCGCCCACGGTACGGGCGCTGGCGGCGCGCGCCGAGATCCTCGTGGAGGGATACCGGCCCGGTGTCGCGGAGCGGCTCGGAGTCGGCCCCGACGACTGCATGGCGGTCAACCCCGCGCTGGTGTACGGCCGGATGACCGGCTGGGGGCAGCGAGGCCCCCTCGCGTCCCTGGCCGGACACGACATCGGCTACATCGCCACCGCCGGCGCCCTGTCCATGATCGGCGCGCCGGACGGACAACCCGTCGTCCCGGCCAACCTGCTCGGCGACTACGCCGGCGGCTCCCTCTACCTGACCACCGGCGTCCTCGCCGCGCTCCTCACCGCCCGCGCCACCGGCCGCGGCCAGGTGGTGGACACCGCGATCGTGGACGGCACCGCACACCTCACCGCCATGTTCTGGGGAATGCTCGCCGAGGGCACCTGGCAGGACGCCCGGGGCCGCAACCTGCTCGACGGGGGCTGCCCGTACTACGGCGTCTACGAGACCGCCGACGGCTGCTGGATGGCGGTGGGCGCGCTGGAACCGCAGTTCTACGCGGTGTTCGTCTCCTTGCTCGGCCTGCACGACGAGGACCTGCCGGACCGCGCCGACCCGCTCAACTGGCCCGGGTTGCGCGCCGTGTTCACCGCCCGCTTCAAGACCGCCACCCGTGCGGAGTGGACGGCCCTCTTCGAAGGCACCGACGCCTGCGTCGCGCCCGTGCTCTCGCTGCGCGACGCGGCCGGCCACCCGCACCTGACCGCCCGGGGCACCTACACCGAGGCGTACGGCATCACCCAGCCCGCCCCCGCCCCCCGCTTCTCCGACACCCCCGGCACCCTCCGGCTGCCCCCGGCCGTCCCCGGCGCGCACACCCCCGACGTGGCCCGCGACTGGGACGTC
- a CDS encoding DUF4334 domain-containing protein — MDLIEARARFQELREQDGPVSATELDRIWAALDTVRPEDILGEWKGGEFATGHPLNGMLEKAGWYGKTFTSVHDVKPLMCRDEKGELYSNRELGKGEASLWTVEFRGETTATMVYDGQPVFDHFKRVDDTTLMGIMNSKGVPAEGPFYYFFLERVSGDPHGSPRAGEDS, encoded by the coding sequence ATGGACCTGATCGAAGCCCGCGCCCGGTTCCAGGAGCTCCGGGAGCAGGACGGGCCCGTCAGCGCCACCGAACTCGACCGGATCTGGGCGGCGTTGGACACCGTCCGCCCCGAGGACATCCTCGGCGAGTGGAAGGGCGGCGAGTTCGCGACCGGTCATCCCCTCAACGGCATGCTCGAGAAGGCAGGCTGGTACGGCAAGACGTTCACCTCCGTGCACGACGTGAAGCCGCTGATGTGCCGTGACGAGAAGGGTGAGTTGTACTCCAACCGCGAGCTCGGCAAGGGCGAGGCCAGTCTGTGGACCGTCGAGTTCCGCGGCGAGACCACGGCCACCATGGTCTACGACGGGCAGCCGGTCTTCGACCACTTCAAGCGGGTGGACGACACCACGCTGATGGGGATCATGAACTCCAAGGGGGTCCCCGCCGAGGGGCCCTTCTACTACTTCTTCCTGGAGCGCGTCTCCGGGGACCCGCACGGGAGTCCGCGTGCGGGAGAGGATTCGTGA
- a CDS encoding TetR/AcrR family transcriptional regulator has protein sequence MAPASPSARSATTAGPAAATRPRNRRQLIVGAAGRVFSERGYHKASMEEVAAGVGISAAALYRHFPNKYALFAECAHVMVDGLVAALDEVPPGAPLTDVLTALTRVTVAHRASGGVYRWEARYLNREDRRRLAVKFGRLVERVDEAVQRELPLSDGRLRAMAALGAIGSITMHRTTIAQRRAESLLVASALRVATTDPAAGRPAAHPVELPARPVPRTRREEILAASIPLFARNGFASVTNGQIAQAVGLTPSALYRHYPGKIDILAAACLQAAGLLAQGVERNLHEVSGPHEAVVALAATYVAYSFEYTELNSVAEAELVGLPDELRRPLVLAQRKHIAVWERQLRLARPELDPAQARVLVHAGFGAVVETGRRLRWRDSPGHRESVTALVVGTLGL, from the coding sequence ATGGCTCCCGCCTCCCCGTCCGCCCGTTCGGCCACGACCGCCGGTCCGGCCGCGGCCACCCGTCCCCGCAACCGCAGACAGCTCATCGTCGGCGCGGCCGGTCGGGTCTTCAGCGAGCGCGGCTACCACAAGGCGTCCATGGAAGAGGTCGCCGCCGGTGTGGGCATCAGCGCGGCCGCTCTGTACCGGCATTTCCCGAACAAGTACGCGCTGTTCGCCGAGTGCGCCCACGTCATGGTGGACGGACTGGTCGCCGCGCTCGACGAAGTGCCGCCCGGGGCGCCCCTGACAGACGTGCTCACCGCGCTCACCCGGGTCACCGTCGCCCATCGCGCGTCGGGCGGCGTGTACCGGTGGGAGGCGCGGTACCTGAACCGCGAGGACCGTCGCCGCCTCGCGGTCAAGTTCGGGCGCCTCGTCGAGCGGGTCGACGAGGCGGTGCAGCGCGAACTCCCCCTGTCCGACGGACGCCTGCGGGCCATGGCGGCCCTCGGCGCGATCGGGTCCATCACGATGCACCGCACCACCATCGCCCAACGCCGGGCCGAGAGCCTGCTGGTGGCGTCCGCGCTGCGGGTGGCCACGACCGACCCGGCGGCGGGCCGGCCGGCCGCGCACCCCGTCGAGCTGCCCGCCCGGCCGGTGCCGCGCACGCGACGCGAGGAGATCCTCGCCGCCTCCATCCCGCTGTTCGCCCGCAACGGGTTCGCCAGTGTCACCAACGGACAGATCGCGCAGGCGGTGGGACTGACCCCGTCAGCGCTCTACCGCCATTACCCCGGCAAGATCGACATCCTGGCGGCGGCATGCCTCCAGGCGGCGGGGCTGCTGGCTCAGGGCGTGGAGCGGAACCTGCACGAGGTGTCCGGTCCGCACGAGGCCGTCGTCGCGCTGGCGGCGACGTATGTGGCCTACAGCTTCGAGTACACCGAGCTCAACAGCGTCGCCGAGGCCGAACTGGTCGGCCTGCCGGACGAACTGCGGCGCCCCCTGGTCCTCGCCCAGCGCAAGCACATCGCGGTCTGGGAGCGGCAGTTGCGGCTGGCCCGTCCCGAGCTGGACCCGGCCCAGGCCCGCGTGCTGGTGCACGCGGGGTTCGGCGCGGTGGTCGAGACGGGACGCAGGCTGCGGTGGCGGGACAGCCCCGGCCATCGCGAGTCCGTGACCGCCCTGGTCGTGGGCACGCTGGGGCTCTGA
- a CDS encoding GH92 family glycosyl hydrolase, which translates to MHRPLRRLRDRASTVLAALLVAGGALAPTPAVAQAPSTAGQLTSLVNPFIGTQNFGNTFPGASAPFGMVQVSPDTGGQGGYDYQQDRIHGFSQTHLSGVGCSVMGELPLMPTTGAVDDVDPAAYRSAYSHDDEDAEPGYYRVGLKTYGIDAELTATPRTGWQRYTFPSTGRANVLFNTGKANQKVYGSEVHVVGDRTVEGRVEAGNFCAGKDRHTVYFTATFDRPFASHGTWRGTTPTPGGRDAAGEGGNGAWVTFDAGSDRDVVVKVGLSYTGVEGARKNLEAETADSYDFDATRAALHETWERQLSAVRIDGGSTERRRAFYTALYHAQLHPNLAGDVDGRYAGFDGKTHTASGFTPYQNLSLWDTHRPQNQLLQMLQPKVARDVALSVVAIGRDGGWLPRWSLANSETNIMTGDPVTPFLVEAWSKGLLAGHEKEAYALLRKNALGTPPDDSPYNGRAGAAAYQERGYIPSGLEPGKDCPDKGGDNECRHPASATLEYAAADASLALMAEGLGHRADARLFAARGQWYRNLWDSSLGQFRPRTTDGTWLTPYDPVEAGHQFHEGGAYQYQWLVPQDPAGLVSLMGGKRATEKRLDAFFAYEKLLEDPAGTAREDWISAPYDYYGKPTYNPNNEPDLHSPYMYLWAGAPAKTATVVRAAMTLFTDGPDGMTGNDDLGTMSAWYVFSSLGLYPTTNGGDFLAVSSPQFPSAVIRVGAHGNKQGGTLTVRAPGVSDTRRYIERAEFGGKDLRATWLDWDAVAKGGNLAFEMAGEPSAWGTGKGAEPPSVNRAPADSRRHLDASLRTASDVLPTADTAQSLRLKLDVLGQSPGTLRVRIGAKAPSGWTVRTSEPFSLTSHRLPVQRTAEVDVSVPAGTAPGSYTVRVTATANGVKGVERLATVEVRDAARCATDAGKECAVDLAEEVNHDGTATVAASGEGDFDGAGWSYDGDLLPAAGPVVWDGVTYDAPDPSGTAANFVEARGRAMLLPAGSYGALRLVASAHHGPVTTALTVRYTDGTTAEVPVTVGDWAGAAPQGGSVVLEMPHRIKRGQGVDGPPVRLFGSSADLDASKTVRSLGLPDDPRVQVYAITLR; encoded by the coding sequence ATGCACAGACCCCTCCGCCGATTGCGCGACCGGGCCTCCACGGTCCTCGCAGCACTGCTCGTCGCGGGCGGCGCCCTGGCACCGACGCCGGCCGTCGCGCAGGCCCCTTCGACCGCCGGTCAACTCACCTCTCTGGTCAACCCGTTCATCGGCACACAGAACTTCGGCAACACCTTCCCCGGCGCGAGCGCCCCGTTCGGCATGGTCCAGGTCAGCCCGGACACCGGCGGCCAGGGAGGCTACGACTACCAGCAGGACAGGATCCACGGGTTCAGCCAGACCCACCTCTCCGGCGTCGGCTGCTCCGTCATGGGCGAGCTGCCCCTCATGCCGACGACCGGAGCGGTCGACGACGTCGACCCGGCCGCCTACCGTTCGGCCTACTCGCACGACGACGAGGACGCCGAACCCGGCTACTACCGGGTGGGGCTGAAGACGTACGGCATCGACGCCGAGCTGACCGCCACGCCCCGTACGGGATGGCAGCGCTACACCTTCCCCTCGACCGGCCGGGCCAACGTGCTGTTCAACACCGGCAAGGCCAACCAGAAGGTGTACGGCTCGGAAGTACACGTCGTCGGCGACCGGACGGTGGAGGGCCGTGTCGAGGCCGGCAACTTCTGCGCGGGCAAGGACCGGCACACCGTCTACTTCACGGCGACCTTCGACCGGCCGTTCGCGTCGCACGGCACCTGGCGGGGCACCACGCCCACCCCGGGTGGGCGGGACGCGGCCGGCGAGGGCGGGAACGGCGCCTGGGTGACCTTCGACGCCGGCTCCGACCGCGACGTCGTCGTCAAGGTGGGGCTCTCCTACACGGGCGTCGAGGGCGCCCGGAAGAACCTCGAGGCGGAGACGGCCGACTCGTACGACTTCGACGCGACGCGCGCGGCACTGCACGAGACCTGGGAGCGGCAGCTCTCCGCAGTCAGGATCGACGGCGGGTCCACCGAGCGCCGACGCGCCTTCTACACCGCCCTCTACCACGCACAGCTGCACCCGAACCTCGCCGGTGACGTCGACGGCCGGTACGCGGGCTTCGACGGGAAGACCCACACCGCGTCCGGTTTCACCCCCTACCAGAACCTGTCCCTGTGGGACACCCATCGGCCGCAGAACCAACTGCTGCAGATGCTGCAGCCGAAGGTCGCCCGCGACGTCGCGCTGTCGGTCGTCGCGATCGGACGGGACGGCGGCTGGCTGCCGCGCTGGTCACTCGCCAACAGCGAGACCAACATCATGACCGGCGACCCGGTGACTCCCTTCCTCGTCGAGGCGTGGTCCAAGGGCCTGCTCGCCGGCCACGAGAAGGAGGCGTACGCGCTTCTCCGGAAGAACGCGCTCGGCACACCGCCGGACGACTCCCCCTACAACGGCCGTGCGGGAGCCGCCGCTTACCAGGAACGCGGGTACATCCCCAGCGGGCTGGAACCGGGCAAGGACTGCCCGGACAAGGGCGGCGACAACGAATGCCGTCATCCCGCGTCGGCGACGCTGGAGTACGCGGCTGCGGACGCCTCGCTGGCGCTGATGGCCGAAGGGCTCGGACACCGCGCGGACGCCCGGCTGTTCGCGGCACGCGGCCAGTGGTACCGGAACCTGTGGGACTCCTCCCTCGGGCAGTTCCGGCCGCGCACCACCGACGGCACCTGGCTGACGCCCTACGACCCCGTCGAAGCGGGCCACCAGTTCCATGAGGGCGGCGCCTACCAGTACCAGTGGCTGGTCCCCCAGGACCCGGCGGGGCTCGTGTCCCTGATGGGCGGCAAGCGGGCGACGGAGAAGCGCCTCGACGCCTTCTTCGCGTACGAGAAACTCCTCGAGGACCCTGCCGGGACCGCGCGCGAGGACTGGATCTCGGCGCCGTACGACTACTACGGGAAGCCGACCTACAACCCGAACAACGAGCCCGATCTGCACTCCCCCTACATGTACTTGTGGGCCGGGGCGCCCGCCAAGACCGCCACCGTGGTCCGCGCCGCGATGACGCTCTTCACCGACGGGCCCGACGGCATGACCGGCAATGACGACCTGGGAACCATGTCGGCCTGGTACGTCTTCTCCTCCCTGGGCCTGTACCCGACGACGAACGGCGGCGACTTCCTCGCCGTCTCCAGCCCGCAGTTCCCCTCCGCGGTCATTCGCGTCGGCGCCCACGGGAACAAGCAGGGCGGCACCCTGACGGTCCGGGCCCCGGGCGTGAGCGACACGCGACGCTACATCGAGCGGGCGGAGTTCGGCGGGAAGGACCTGCGCGCCACCTGGCTGGACTGGGACGCGGTCGCCAAGGGCGGGAACCTCGCCTTCGAGATGGCCGGCGAGCCGTCGGCGTGGGGGACGGGCAAGGGCGCGGAGCCGCCGTCCGTGAACCGGGCGCCGGCCGATTCCCGCCGGCACCTCGACGCGTCGCTCCGCACCGCTTCGGACGTCCTGCCGACGGCTGACACGGCGCAGAGCCTCCGTCTGAAGCTGGACGTGCTGGGCCAGTCCCCCGGCACCCTGCGGGTGCGCATCGGCGCCAAGGCTCCCAGCGGCTGGACCGTGCGGACCTCCGAGCCGTTCTCGCTCACCTCCCACCGGCTCCCCGTCCAGCGGACGGCGGAGGTGGACGTGAGCGTGCCGGCCGGAACCGCGCCGGGCTCGTACACCGTGCGGGTCACGGCGACCGCGAACGGCGTGAAGGGCGTGGAACGGCTCGCGACCGTCGAGGTGCGCGACGCGGCCCGCTGCGCGACGGACGCCGGGAAGGAGTGTGCCGTGGACCTCGCCGAGGAGGTGAACCACGACGGGACCGCGACCGTGGCGGCTTCCGGCGAGGGGGACTTCGACGGAGCGGGATGGAGCTACGACGGTGATCTGCTGCCGGCGGCGGGCCCGGTCGTCTGGGACGGGGTCACCTACGACGCTCCCGACCCGTCCGGGACGGCCGCGAACTTCGTCGAGGCCCGCGGTCGGGCGATGCTGCTCCCGGCCGGATCGTACGGCGCGCTGCGGCTGGTCGCCTCGGCCCACCACGGCCCGGTGACGACCGCGCTCACCGTCCGCTACACCGACGGAACCACCGCCGAGGTGCCGGTCACCGTGGGCGACTGGGCGGGGGCGGCACCGCAGGGCGGCTCCGTGGTACTGGAGATGCCGCACCGGATCAAGCGCGGCCAGGGAGTGGACGGGCCGCCGGTGCGTCTGTTCGGTTCCTCCGCGGACCTCGACGCGTCGAAGACCGTCCGTTCCCTCGGACTGCCGGACGATCCCCGGGTGCAGGTCTACGCGATCACTCTGAGGTAG
- a CDS encoding TetR/AcrR family transcriptional regulator — translation MNAAPSQDSTPPAEHWRHYGPLDLHPILLRAMEAFNEQGYHGTSVRDIAGRVGVTVPALYYHYENKQALLATLLETSIKDVLDRCRAAAGEAGDDPLARFCGMVESIVLYMAHRQQLAFLDTEIRSLEPSNRARYVALRDYLEHMLLDTVEAGRAQGVFSTPIPADAVRSVLVMCQGVANWFREDGPLTAEEVAERHVLLSLGTVGHPGAVRGEPPRRFARRSALQHPSPAGSAADRRHPHVSP, via the coding sequence TTGAACGCCGCGCCGAGCCAGGACAGCACACCCCCAGCGGAGCACTGGCGCCACTACGGACCGCTCGATCTGCACCCGATCCTGCTGCGCGCCATGGAGGCCTTCAACGAGCAGGGCTACCACGGCACTTCGGTCCGGGACATAGCCGGCCGGGTCGGCGTCACGGTGCCCGCGCTGTACTACCACTACGAGAACAAACAGGCACTGCTGGCCACGCTGCTGGAGACGTCCATCAAGGACGTCCTGGACCGCTGCCGGGCCGCGGCGGGCGAAGCCGGGGACGATCCGCTGGCGCGGTTCTGCGGCATGGTCGAGTCGATCGTGCTGTACATGGCCCACCGACAGCAGCTGGCCTTCCTCGACACCGAGATACGCAGTCTGGAGCCCTCCAACCGGGCGCGCTACGTCGCCCTGCGCGACTATCTCGAGCACATGCTGCTGGACACGGTCGAGGCGGGCCGCGCCCAGGGCGTGTTCTCCACGCCGATCCCCGCCGACGCGGTGCGTTCGGTGCTCGTGATGTGCCAGGGGGTCGCCAACTGGTTCCGCGAGGACGGTCCGCTCACCGCGGAGGAGGTCGCCGAACGCCATGTGCTGCTGAGCCTCGGCACCGTGGGCCACCCGGGCGCGGTCAGGGGCGAACCGCCCCGGCGGTTCGCACGGCGCTCCGCCCTCCAGCACCCCTCCCCCGCCGGTTCCGCCGCAGACCGCCGGCATCCGCACGTCTCACCGTGA
- a CDS encoding NAD(P)-dependent alcohol dehydrogenase, with translation MRRVRAAVSGAPGAPFTLRDADLEEPRPREVLVRMTAAGICHTDLAMRDTWPRHLTPMVFGHEGAGRVEAVGSRVTGVAPGDHVCLTFASCGECAQCAAGHPAYCRASRARNLSGGRDDGSTPLALDGAPLHGCFFGQSSFATYAVVHERGVVGVPSDLPAEVAAPLGCSGQTGAGTVLNRLRPEPGSSLVLLGAGGVGLSALMAAVAVGCGPVVAVDPVASRRALAIGLGATAALAPGDDLVAAVRELTGGGAHHVVETTGRPEMARRALGALRPRGELALLGLGGEVTFDVMALLAGGVRVHGVLEGDSDPGRFVPELIALRERGLFPLERLVTTFPFEDIGEAVAAMSEGRAVKPVLTFG, from the coding sequence GTGAGGCGCGTCCGCGCCGCGGTCAGCGGGGCGCCCGGCGCCCCGTTCACCCTCCGGGACGCGGACCTGGAGGAACCGCGCCCGCGTGAGGTGCTGGTGCGGATGACCGCGGCCGGCATCTGTCACACCGACCTGGCGATGCGGGACACCTGGCCCCGCCACCTCACCCCGATGGTCTTCGGCCACGAGGGCGCCGGCCGGGTCGAGGCGGTGGGTTCACGGGTGACCGGCGTCGCGCCGGGAGACCATGTCTGCCTCACCTTCGCCAGCTGCGGCGAGTGCGCGCAGTGCGCGGCGGGCCATCCGGCCTACTGCCGGGCCTCGCGGGCCCGGAACCTCTCGGGTGGGCGCGACGACGGCAGCACGCCGCTCGCTCTCGACGGCGCACCGCTGCACGGCTGCTTCTTCGGCCAGTCCAGCTTCGCCACGTACGCCGTCGTCCACGAACGCGGCGTGGTCGGGGTGCCCTCCGACCTGCCGGCAGAGGTCGCCGCGCCGCTGGGGTGCAGCGGCCAGACGGGCGCGGGCACCGTGCTCAACCGGCTGCGTCCCGAACCCGGCTCCTCGCTGGTCCTCCTGGGCGCGGGCGGGGTCGGCCTGAGCGCTCTGATGGCCGCGGTGGCCGTCGGATGCGGCCCGGTGGTGGCCGTCGACCCGGTCGCCTCCCGCCGTGCGCTGGCCATCGGGCTCGGAGCCACGGCGGCCCTGGCACCGGGGGACGATCTGGTGGCGGCGGTGCGCGAGCTCACCGGCGGCGGTGCGCACCACGTCGTCGAGACCACGGGGCGTCCGGAGATGGCCCGCCGGGCCCTGGGCGCACTGCGCCCGCGCGGCGAACTCGCCCTCCTCGGTCTCGGCGGTGAGGTGACGTTCGACGTGATGGCTCTGCTCGCGGGCGGCGTCCGCGTCCACGGGGTGCTGGAGGGGGACTCCGATCCCGGCCGCTTCGTCCCCGAGCTGATCGCTCTGCGCGAGCGGGGCCTCTTCCCGCTCGAGCGGCTGGTCACCACCTTCCCGTTCGAGGACATCGGGGAGGCCGTGGCCGCCATGTCGGAGGGCCGTGCGGTGAAGCCGGTCCTCACGTTCGGCTGA
- a CDS encoding oxygenase MpaB family protein, whose product MENLSRRKALSLGVALGLVGVANPVHAWASTGSGTGAAAGTGPEWIWDDAADPLMASMLDKGHVPAINTAWASWVNNNDPLPSGLPADFAAYLRQVNRLPSWADPAKLARAADFNRRKDTYLFMLYGLGSGIMSTVIPREAKSVYWSAGGADMQDRAAKTFTFGYDLSELGAFGPTGQFVVTANKTRVVHAAVRHLLPQSPHWRAVADETIPISAADILVTFHSLGTYVYRKLLDWKVPFPAADQEAFLHSWQVAIHLLGVPYEHIPRTWAEAEKQSARVLTPILTPSTEGIALAEELLGLTAQIDLGVTRGFLNEFVRYVLSDEVGDWLGLKRDYASAALVRTAWPAFILFREGLSPVMPGTFYMFDQFVRALAMLFLNKGSSGSTTPITIPTGNRAG is encoded by the coding sequence ATGGAGAACCTCAGCAGGCGGAAGGCCCTGTCGCTCGGTGTCGCGCTCGGCCTCGTGGGGGTGGCGAACCCCGTCCACGCGTGGGCGTCGACGGGCTCGGGCACCGGAGCCGCCGCGGGGACCGGTCCGGAGTGGATCTGGGACGACGCGGCGGACCCGCTGATGGCGTCGATGCTCGACAAGGGTCACGTCCCGGCGATCAACACCGCGTGGGCGTCCTGGGTGAACAACAACGACCCACTGCCCAGCGGCCTGCCGGCCGACTTCGCCGCGTATCTGCGGCAGGTCAACCGGCTGCCCTCCTGGGCCGACCCCGCCAAGCTCGCCCGGGCCGCCGACTTCAACCGCCGCAAGGACACGTACCTTTTCATGCTGTACGGCCTGGGCAGCGGCATCATGAGCACCGTGATCCCGCGCGAGGCCAAGAGCGTCTACTGGTCCGCCGGCGGCGCCGACATGCAGGACCGTGCGGCGAAGACGTTCACCTTCGGCTACGACCTGTCCGAGCTGGGAGCCTTCGGGCCGACGGGACAGTTCGTCGTCACCGCCAACAAGACGCGCGTGGTCCACGCCGCGGTGCGCCATCTGCTGCCGCAGTCGCCGCACTGGCGGGCGGTCGCCGACGAGACCATCCCGATCAGCGCGGCCGACATCCTCGTCACCTTCCACAGCCTGGGCACCTACGTGTACAGGAAGCTGCTCGACTGGAAGGTCCCGTTCCCGGCCGCGGACCAGGAGGCGTTCCTGCACTCGTGGCAGGTCGCCATCCATCTGCTCGGTGTGCCGTACGAGCACATCCCCCGCACCTGGGCGGAGGCCGAGAAGCAGTCGGCGCGGGTGCTCACCCCGATCCTCACCCCGTCGACCGAGGGCATCGCACTGGCCGAGGAACTGCTCGGTCTGACCGCGCAGATCGACCTCGGCGTCACGCGCGGCTTCCTCAACGAGTTCGTGCGCTACGTCCTCAGCGACGAGGTCGGCGACTGGCTGGGCCTGAAGCGCGACTACGCGTCGGCGGCCCTGGTCCGCACCGCGTGGCCGGCGTTCATCCTGTTCCGTGAGGGGCTGTCGCCCGTCATGCCCGGCACCTTCTACATGTTCGACCAGTTCGTGCGCGCCCTGGCCATGCTGTTCCTGAACAAGGGCTCCTCCGGGAGCACCACCCCCATCACGATACCCACCGGGAACAGGGCGGGCTGA